The sequence TCCAGCTTCCATAACCGTTATTGCAACGGGGTTTATTGTATGCTGAGCCTCAGCCATCGTAAGAACAGGCAAACCTGTCCCGACAAACATAGAGGCACCGTATGGGATCATCGTAGAGCCAGCTATTGCCAACAACTCTATCGTGGTAAACTCATCAGGTGGAAGGTCATATTCTTTACAATATGCTTCATATTCTGTATCGCTAATACCTGACGAAAATCCCTTCACTAATTCTATAACTTCATCAACCGTAGGTATTTTAACAGGAATTTTTATAGCCATTTTTACCTCCCTTACTTTCCAATAGGTCTATAAAGATCTGGTTTATAACCGTATTTAGCATCGGCCCTTAACTCATATAGCCTTGCGAATCCCTTTGTACCATTGGGGCTTTCGTATTTTGCCTCAATCTTTCCAAACTTAAAGTAGTCGGTTCCAACCTTGTTCTCCAGGAAGTCCCATTCATCCTTACCGACTATGTTGTGCCAATACTCAGCCAATGCCTTTTTACCGTCATTTGTACCTGCAGCCCTATTGGCTTTAATATAAAACATCCACCACATCCAGTCATAATCATAGTAGTATGTAGAGCCAGTTGGATAACATCCAAAAGGAGCCTCAAGGATAGCATCAACATGTGTAAACGGTATTTGGTTCTCAGAAGGTCTTAGTCTCAATTCCTCCTCAGGAACAATCTTCTCAGCTGAAATCACCAGATATTTTGCAGAAATAGATTGCTCAACATCAGGAACAAGCAATCCTTCAATCCTTGCTGTTCCTTTATCTCCAACCCTTTGAACATGTGTTGTAGTTACATATGGAATAGCTGGTGGATAAAGTATTGCAATTGGACCTTTTTCTTGTGTATACTTGTTAACCCTCTTGCGTAGTGCCTCATAGTAGATTCCATCTTCCTCGGCGGCGGTTTGGTTCATTGTGGGTTCTGGCTCGTCGCCGAGGGAGTATTTATTATTCGGATCGTATTGATGAGGCCTCAAACCCCAAGCATCGAATGGGTCTTTGATTATTGCATGTCTCTTCGGAGGAATATCTGGATGAATCCACAAACCATTATCATCCTTTCCTCTTAAACCAGCCTCTCCAAATGTATCATACTCAAGAAGATCAGAACCAAGCTCTGTCATTCCAGAGACAAACTGCATTCCATACTTTCCTGCTATTGTTCTTAGAGCCCAGGAGTAGTTGGTATGGTCCATAACAGCCTCAATCTGACCATCCTCAAGCCCTTTTCTAACCTCATAAGAAACAGGTTGAATCGTCTCAAGCCCCAAGTAGGTCATCTCAACCCATGCAAGCTGACCTGCACCACCCATCATCATAATAGGTGTAGCGCCTGCATTTGTCTGAACATAAAGGTCAGGTATGTTCTGCCTGATAACCTCCCTTGGAATGGAAACATTTGTTCTTGTGTATCCAAATCCACCAACACACCAAGCCCTTTTGGGTTTGATGAATCTCTTAACGATTTCCTGAACTGACATTATTTTGCTTTTTTCCTCTGCCATAGCCCCCTCCAAATTCTTCTAAAAATTTTTCTAACTTTTTGAGTTCCTCTTTCTGATTAGGTTTTTCATTGCCCAGTTCTGCATATTCAATTGGAACACCCAAAATATCGGAGAGTTTTTCGATGAACTCTATAACTTTTTCATACTTTAAACCGGTGATGTAAAAATCAACCGAATAGTCTCCATTAAAGTAAACTGTAGGATACATATCATCGAAATCCAGAACATCCTCGCCACTTTCATTAAATGGTATAAGCCTAAAGCTTGAGCCAGCTGTTTTTGTAATTCTACCCAGTTGCTGCACTTTTTCCCTTATTTCATCAAGCGTTATAAACTCACCGCCACCTATAATGCGACCCGGTAATACACTGAAATCGCCCGACATTTACTCAAGCTCCCTCTTCTTTGCCCAGAGTGTTCTTAATGTGTCTTCAATCTTATTTTCTGCAAATTCCAACATCTCTTTGGCATTTTTGATGTAGTCAAGCTTAATCCTTAACTCGTTTTCCATAATCTCAGCGGTTTTTTTCTCATGGAGTTGGTTAACTAACTTATTTAACCGTGTAATGGCAGCAGGCACCTTCTTAAACTGCCACATCCATGTCTCGAAATAATAGTTGGACATGGCCAGTTCCCAAACTTCACTGGTCAAAGCCTTCCAAACCTCCAAGCTCTCTTTCGAGGTTGGCTTTTCCTGAGGTTCGGCTTTGGAGGGCTTCTCCCATCGCTCTCTAAAGGACTTTGGATAAGCTATCACCCCTCTCACCTCCTTCTACTATGATTTTTTATTGTCAGTTGCATTTTAATATAGCAAATCTTAAATGTCAAGAAGTTTTTTAATTAATTAACTAAATTTTTGATGGACTTTTTGAAGGTTTATTGCTTTTTGTTCAATATATTTTATATAAAATTGCCCTTATTTAGTGTATTTAATTTTATAATAAAAGTTAATAATAGGAACTATTTGCATTTCTCTAAAGGGATATTTTCATTTAAATAAATAAAAATAGACTTTATTTAGAGTTAAAAACAAAATTTTATTGTTCAAAAAATCCAAAGTTCCAAACTTTAGAAAAATGGCTTGAAAAAAAGCATCTTGACTTATAGTTTTCATAAATAAAATTTTACTTATTAAAATAGTTAATAAACTTTTTTTAAATAAACCTAATTTAGAGATTGACTTTTTAGAAATAATTTTATATATTTTCGCCATGTAAGAATATCTTTTTAGGAGGTTGTGTATGAGGAATAAGGTAGTGGACGTAAGGGAGGCGTTGAGTGTAGTTAAAGACGGAGATGTAGTTGCCATCTCAGGATTTAACCTAACAACGTCCCCAGAGTACCTAATATTAGAGCTTTTTGAAATGTACAAAGAAACAGGCCATCCAAATAATTTGTTTATCATCTCTGATACATTGCCAGCAGTTCCGGATAGGGGCTTAGACAAGGTTTTTGCAGAGCTTTATGAGGATAAAAACCAGAACTTTATCAGAGGCGTTTTAATGCCGTTTATTGGTTGGTCCCCAGCCTTGATGAAAATGACTCTTGAGAACAGAATAGAGGTTTACTCCTACGCTATTGGAACAACATCCTACTGGTTCAGGGAGATTGCAAGCGGAAGACCTGGCCTAATTACAAAAGTTGGTCTTGGCACGTTCTTAGATCCAAGAATTGATGGCGGTGCTTCTAATGAGATAGCAAAAGAGAAAAAGACATGTAAAGTCGAATTGATGGAGATAAATGGTGAAGAATGGCTACTCTACACAGCTCCAACACCAGATGTAACATTCATAAGGGGAACAACCGCTGATACAGACGGAAATGTATCAATGGAAGAGGAAGGCTTCTACGGCACAGTTCTTAACATGGCACAGGCTGCAAAAGCACAGCCCAATCCAGGAAAAACAATTGTTCAGGTTAAATATGTTGCAAGAAAAGATACAATACCAACAAGAAATGTTATTGTTCCTGCTCCACTAATAGATTATGTTGTTGTTG comes from Hippea maritima DSM 10411 and encodes:
- a CDS encoding CoA-transferase; its protein translation is MAEEKSKIMSVQEIVKRFIKPKRAWCVGGFGYTRTNVSIPREVIRQNIPDLYVQTNAGATPIMMMGGAGQLAWVEMTYLGLETIQPVSYEVRKGLEDGQIEAVMDHTNYSWALRTIAGKYGMQFVSGMTELGSDLLEYDTFGEAGLRGKDDNGLWIHPDIPPKRHAIIKDPFDAWGLRPHQYDPNNKYSLGDEPEPTMNQTAAEEDGIYYEALRKRVNKYTQEKGPIAILYPPAIPYVTTTHVQRVGDKGTARIEGLLVPDVEQSISAKYLVISAEKIVPEEELRLRPSENQIPFTHVDAILEAPFGCYPTGSTYYYDYDWMWWMFYIKANRAAGTNDGKKALAEYWHNIVGKDEWDFLENKVGTDYFKFGKIEAKYESPNGTKGFARLYELRADAKYGYKPDLYRPIGK